A section of the Trichomycterus rosablanca isolate fTriRos1 chromosome 6, fTriRos1.hap1, whole genome shotgun sequence genome encodes:
- the abhd14b gene encoding protein ABHD14B encodes MSGVKMSEGRVNVEMCKEPLFYRQAVPTSGETQLCVLLLHGIRFSSLNWNSIGTLQALAAAGHRALAIDLPGLGESKAAEAPAAVGELAPAEFLKQVCKGLNTGPVVLISPSLSGMYTLPFLFQFTEHVKAYIPVAPICTDKFKAEQYNAVQVPTLIVYGDQDTQQGELSLSNLKNLPNHKVVVMKGAGHPCYLEDPVTWHKAVLEFLQTLV; translated from the exons ATGTCGGGGGTTAAAATGTCAGAGGGCAGGGTAAATGTGGAGATGTGTAAGGAACCACTGTTTTACCGTCAGGCTGTTCCTACATCAGGAGAAACacagctgtgtgtgttattactgCACGGAATCCGATTCTCGTCTCTCAACTGGAACAGTATCGGTACACTGCAGGCTCTGGCTGCTGCTGGACACCGCGCCCTGGCTATAGATTTACCAG GCCTGGGTGAGTCTAAAGCCGCTGAGGCTCCCGCTGCAGTGGGCGAGCTGGCTCCTGCAGAGTTTTTGAAGCAGGTGTGTAAGGGACTGAACACGGGGCCTGTAGTGCTGATCAGCCCATCTCTGAGTGGCATGTACACACTGCCCTTCCTCTTCCAGTTCACTGAGCATGTGAAGGCTTATATTCCTGTAGCTCCCATCTGCACAGACAAGTTCAAGGCAGAACAATACAACGCCGTCcag GTTCCCACTCTTATTGTGTATGGAGATCAGGATACTCAGCAAGGTGAATTGTCACTAAGCAACTTAAAGAATCTGCCCAATcataaagtggtggtaatgAAAGGGGCTGGGCATCCGTGTTACCTTGAGGACCCGGTGACTTGGCACAAAGCTGTTCTTGAGTTCTTGCAAACGCTGGTGTAG